The sequence TCACAGGCCAGGAGGGACTCGAACCCCCAACCCCCGGTTTTGGAGACCGGTGCTCTAACCAAATTGAGCTACTGGCCTAAGCGTCGATCACTTCGTCTGCTTGTGGAGGGTGTGCCGGCGGCAAAAACGACAGTACTTCTTCAGGCTGAGCTTGCCGGAAGCCTTG is a genomic window of bacterium containing:
- the rpmG gene encoding 50S ribosomal protein L33; its protein translation is MVREQVILACGDCKRRNYSFFHNKASGKLSLKKYCRFCRRHTLHKQTK